Part of the Streptomyces sp. WMMC500 genome is shown below.
ACATGAAGAGCGGCCCGAACGTGGCGCTCTTCGGCGACTGGTGGTTCATGTCCCCGGCGATCATCATCCTGATCTTCCCGCTGGGCTTCCGGTTCACCTGCTACTACTACCGCAAGGCGTACTACCGCAGCTTCTGGGCGTCGCCGCCCGCGTGCGCGGTCGCCGAGCCGCACAAGACGTACACCGGCGAGACCCGGTTCCCGCTGATCGTGCAGAACCTGCACCGCTACTTCTTCTACGCCGCGGTCGCGGTCGCCCTGATCCTCACGTACGACGCGGTCCTCGGCTTCCGCAACAGCGAGTACGAGTGGGGCCACGTGGGTCTCGGCACCATCGTGCTCTGGATCAACGTCGTGCTCATCTGGCTCTACACCCTCTCCTGCCACTCCTGCCGGCACATCGTCGGCGGCCGGCTCCGGCACTTCTCCAAGCACCCGCTGCGCTACCGCGCCTGGGGATGGGTGGGCAAGCTCAACAAGCGCCACGCGCAGCTCGCGTGGGCGTCCCTGATCAGCGTGGGGCTGGCCGACCTGTACGTATACCTGCTGGCCTCGGGCGCGTTCGACGACCCGGTGCTGTTCTGAGGCGTAGCGAGCCGACCGATGGGAAAGGCGAAGCACAGAAAATGACGCAAGTCGAACGGCAGCAGTGGGACGTCGTCGTGGTCGGTGCCGGGGGCGCCGGGCTGCGGGCGGCGATCGAGGCCCGCGAGCAGGGCCTGCGCACGGCCGTGATCTGCAAGTCGCTCTTCGGCAAGGCCCACACCGTGATGGCCGAGGGCGGCATCGCCGCCAGCATGGGCAACGTCAACGCGGGCGACAACTGGCAGGTGCACTTCCGCGACACGATGCGCGGCGGGAAGTTCCTCAACAGTTGGCGGATGGCGGAGCTGCACGCGAAGGAGGCGCCGGAGCGCGTCTGGGAGCTGGAGACCTGGGGTGCGCTCTTCGACCGCACCAAGGACGGCAAGATCTCCCAGCGCAACTTCGGCGGCCACGAGTACCCGCGCCTCGCCCACGTCGGCGACCGCACGGGGCTCGAACTGATCCGCACGCTCCAGCAGAAGGTCGTCTCCCTCCAGCAGGAGGACTTCAGGGACAGCGCCTCCGGCGGGGACTACGAGTCCCGGATCAAGGTCTTCCAGGAGTGCACGGTCACGCGCATCCTCAAGGCGCCCGACGGCCGGGTCTCCGGCGTGTTCTGCTACGAGCGCGAGTCGGGCCGGTTCTTCGTCATCGAGGCGCCGTCGGTGGTGCTGGCGACCGGCGGCATCGGCAAGTCGTTCAAGGTGACGTCCAACTCCTGGGAGTACACCGGCGACGGGCACGCGCTCGCGCTGCTCGCCGGGGCGTCGCTGATCAACATGGAGTTCGTCCAGTTCCACCCCACCGGGATGGTCTGGCCGCCGTCGGTCAAGGGCATCCTCGTCACCGAGTCGGTCCGCGGCGACGGCGGTGTTCTGCGCAACAGCGACGGCAAACGCTTCATGTTCGACTACATCCCCGACGTCTTCAAAGAGAAGTACGCCCAGACCGAGGACGAGGGCGACCGCTGGTACGAGGACCCGGACAACAACCGCCGCCCGCCCGAGCTGCTGCCCCGTGACGAGGTGGCGCGCGCCATCAACTCCGAGGTCAAGGCCGGCCGCGGCTCCCCGCACGGCGGGGTGTTCCTGGACGTCTCGACCCGGCTGCCCGCCGAGGAGATCAAGCGCCGGCTGCCGTCGATGCACCACCAGTTCAAGGAGCTGGCGGACGTCGACATCACCGCCGAACCGATGGAGGTCGGCCCCACCTGCCACTACGTGATGGGCGGCGTGGACGTCGACCCGGACACGGCGGCGGCGCTGGGCGTGCCGGGCCTCTTCGCGGCCGGCGAGGTCGCCGGCGGCATGCACGGCTCCAACCGCCTCGGCGGCAACTCCCTGTCGGACCTGCTGGTCTTCGGGCGCCGCGCGGGGCTGTACGCGGCCGAGTACGCGCGCGACGCGGCCGGCTCCGCCGGGCGGGCGGAGGTCGACGAGGAGCAGGTCGCGGCGGCGGCGGCGGAGGCGCTGCGCCCGTTCAGCGCGGAGGCCGGCGCGGGCGCCGGCGGCGCGACCGCCGGGGGCGGGACCGGGGACGGCGGCGTCAAGCCGCCGGAGAACCCGTACACCCTCCACCAGGAGCTGCAGCAGTCCATGAACGACCTCGTCGGCATCATCCGCCGGGAGTCGGAGATGAGCGAGGCCCTGAACCGCCTCGGCGACCTGCGGGTACGCGCCCGCGGCGCGGGCGTCGAGGGCCACCGGCAGTTCAACCCCGGCTGGCACCTCGCGCTGGACATGCGGAACATGCTGCTGGTCAGCGAGTGCGTCGCGCGCGCGGCCCGGGAGCGTACCGAGTCCCGCGGCGGCCACACCCGCGACGACCACCCCGCCATGGACCGCGAATGGCGCAAGCAGAACCTGGTGTGCCGCCTCGCCGACCCGGCCGGCGGCGCCCTGCCCGCGGCGGACGTCCCCGACCCCGAGCGGGGCCAGATCCGGCTGGAGAAGCGCGAGATGGCGCCGATCCGGCCCGACCTGCTCGACCTCTTCGAGAAGGACGAGCTGGTGAAGTACCTGACGGACGAGGAGCTGAGCGAGTGACCACGGCACCCACCACCGGCACGGGCACCGCGCCTTCCGGGGGGCAGGCCCCCGAGACCGCCCAGAGCCCCCAGCTCCGCCACTTCCGGGTCTGGCGCGGCGACGACGAGGGCGGCGGCCTGGAGGACTTCCAGGTCGAGGTGAACGAGGGCGAGGTCGTCCTCGACATCATCCACCGGCTCCAGGCCACGCAGGCCCCGGACCTGGCCGTGCGCTGGAACTGCAAGGCGGGCAAGTGCGGCTCGTGCAGCGCGGAGATCAACGGCCGCCCGCGGCTGCTGTGCATGACCCGGATGTCGGTGTTCGAGGGCGGGGAGACCATCACGGTCACCCCGCTGCGCGCGTTCCCCGTGGTCCGCGACCTGGTCACGGACGTCAGCTTCAACTACGAGAAGGCCCGCGAGATCCCCTCGTTCGTGCCTCCGGAGAAGCTCGCGCCGGGTGAGTACCGGATGCAGCAGGAGGACGTGGACCGCTCGCAGGAGTTCCGCAAGTGCATCGAGTGCTTCCTGTGCCAGGACACGTGCCACGTGGTCCGCGACCACGAGGAGAACAAGGCGGCCTTCGCCGGCCCGCGCTTCCTCATGCGCGTCGCGGAGCTCGACATGCACCCCCTGGACGCGGCGGCGGACGAGGGGCTCGACCGCAGGACCACGGCCCAGGACGAGCACGGCCTGGGGTACTGCAACATCACCAAGTGCTGCACGGAAGTCTGCCCCGAGAACATCAAGATCACGGACAACGCGCTGATCCCGCTCAAGGAGCGGGCGGTGGACCGTAAGTACGACCCGCTGGTGTGGCTGGGGAGCAAGATCTTCCGCCGCAAGGAATGACGGTCGGATACCACCGGTCGGACCAATGACACGGGCAGCAGGGTACTTGTTGCCCGTGTCCCGGTTCGCCATGCTCCACTGTCATGAGCAGATCCCCCAGTCGCCGGAAGTCAGCGGCGCGTACGTGGACTTGGCCGGCCGCCACCGCGATGGCGGCCCTACTCGCCCTCGGCCTCGGCGGCGGCGCCCCCGCGGGTGCGGACCCCGACGACGACGGGCTCAAACAGGCGCTGGACAACGTCCTCGCCGACGAGCGCCTCGAAGGCGCGCTCGCGTCCGTCGTCGTCGCCGACGCGGCGAGCGGCGAGACGCTGTACGAGCACTCCGCCGCCACCCGGCTCACCCCCGCCTCCAACACCAAGCTGCCCACGTCAGCGGCGGCGATGGAGCTGCTGGGCCCCGACTACACCTGGTCCACGGACGCCCTCACGGCGGGCGGCGACCTCTACCTGCGCGGCAGCGGCGACCCGACGATGCTGGCCGCCGACTACGACGCGCTGGCCGCGCGGGTCGCGGCGGCGGGGGTGGACGAGGTCGACCGGCTCGTCGCGGACGACACCCGCTTCGACTCCGTACGCCTCGGCAACGGCTGGTCCGCGGACTACGAGTCGGACTACTACGCGATGCAGATCTCCGCGCTGACGGTGGCCCCCGACACGGACTACGACTCCGGCACGGTGGTCGTGGAGGCGTACCCCGGCAAGCGGGCGGGTGACCGGCCGCGGGTGGTGGTGACGCCGCCCAACGACTACGTGAAGATCGACAACCGCGGCCGTACGGTCGCGGAGGGCGAGCCGGACACGCTGGGCATCGCGCGGGAGCACGGCACGAACACCATCGTCGTCAGCGGGAACATCCCGGTGAAGGCGAACGCCACCAAGGAGTGGATCACGGTGTGGGAGCCGACCGGCTACGCGGCGGCGGTCTTCCGGGACGCGCTGGAGCGGCACGGGGTGGAGGTGGAGGGCCGCACGCTGCTGGGGCGGGCGACGCCGGAGCGTGCGCGCACGGTGGCGAGCCACGGCTCGATGCCGCTGAAGGACCTGATGATCCCGTTCATGAAGCTCTCCAACAACGGCCACGCGGAGATCCTGACGAAGACGATCGGCGTGGAGACGGCGGACGCGGGCACGTGGAGCGCGGGCCTGCGGGGCGTCTCGTCGTACCTGCAGTCGGTGGGCGTGGACACGTCCACCCTGCGCCAGGTCGACGGCTCGGGGCTGTCGCGGGGCAACACGATCCCGAGCCGCGAGTTCGTCAGGCTGCTGACGGCGGTTCAGGACGAGCCGTGGTTCGGCGCCTGGTACGAGTCGCTGCCGCTGGCCTGCGACCCGGACCGCTTCGTGGGCGGCACGCTGCGCACGCGCATGTGCGACACCCCGGCGGAGGGCAACGCGCGCGCGAAGACGGGGTCGCTGACGGGGGCGTCGGCGCTGTCGGGGTACGTGACGGACGCGGACGGGCGGGAGCTGGTGTTCAGCGTGGTGCTGAACAACTACCTGGCGGGTTCGGTGAAGGACATCGAGGACGCGGTGGTGACGACGCTGGCCGGGTACGGCGGTGACGCGGAGGCGGCGGAGCCGCGGTCGCGGACCACGCGGGGCGTGGAGAAGCAGGCGGATGTGGAGTGCGCGTGGCTGAAGCCGCGGATGTGCTGATCCCCGGATGACCGCGGGGCCCTACGGGGTCCCGCGGTCACTCGCCCGCTTGCCTTCCCGCCGTACCCTCCCCCGCTGCCCTCTGGTGACCGACGCTCCGCCTCTTTCTGGGGCCCTTGATCAGCAGAACGATGAAGACCACCGCCCCCAGCAGTCCGGCGTCCCCCCAGAGGGGGGACAGTTCACTGTTCGGGTCGGCACTCTGCTGTACGGCAGAGAGGCAGAGCAGGAGCCCTAATGCAGCTTGCCATCGCTTCATGCAACGGATGATTCCATCCACACCCGGGGACCCCTCCCGGACCGGGGCAGGCGGACTTGACGGGTGCTCAGCGCGGGCGTACCGACTCGCGCAGTACCCGGCCCTCCGCGCCGGCCGGCGGCTCCATGCCGAGCAGGGCGGACATCGTGGGGGCGATGTCGATGTGCCGGGGGTGCCACGGCTTGATCCACTTACTGACACCGGCACCGGCGAGGACCAGCGGGACGTCCAGCTCCTGCGTCGTACCGTGCCGGCCCACGGGCGCGGGCGTCGTCTCGCCGAGGCTCCAGCCCTCCTCGGGCTCGATGACCAGGTCGCCGTGGTTCAGGCTCATGTGCATCCGCTTCTGCGTCCGCTTGTCGTAGGTGGCCGCCACGTGGGGCAGGCTCTCCACGGCGCGGCGGATGCGGGGCAGCGCCCACGGGTCGTCGGCGGCGTCACCCAGCAGCGTCAGGTCACCGGACCCGCCGATCACGAGGGCCGCGTCGGTCCCGGGCCCGGGCTGCTTGCCGGAGGTCAGGATCTCGGCCTGGTAGCCGGCGTCGCCGATGGCCTTCAGCAGTTCCGGCGCCATGCCCTGCTGGAAGGTGGTCATGCCGTGGTCACCGGTGATGACGAACGCGGTCCGGTCGTAGATGCCGGCGTTCCTGGCCGCCTGGACGAGACGCCCGATCTGCTCGTCGATCATCCGCAGCCTGTCGGGGATCTCCGGGTGGATGCTGCCGCCCGCGTGCCCGAGTGCGTCCAGGTCGTCGCAGTAGGCGGCCATCAGCTCGGGAATGCGGGGCAGGGTGACGTCCTTCCCGCCGGAACTGACCGGGCGGCCCTCCATGACGGCGACGGCCCGGCCGACCCGGGTGGGGCAGTCGCCACCGTCGGTGTAAAGACCCTCGGTGTCCCCGTACGAGGTGCCGTAGTTCTGCACGATGAACCACTGCGAGGAGAAGACGGTGCCCCCTTGCTCGCGAATCGACTGGGCGACCGTCGGCACCGCCAGGTCCCGCTGCTGGCCGCGGGCGGTGTGGGTGGACTTGTCGAACCAGTAGGCGGTGTTCCGGTGGGTCGCGGGCCAGGCGCCCGTCGCGATCGAGGACCACGACGGGTTGGTGATCGACGTCATCACGCCCCTGGACTTGGCCACGGTGCCGCGCCGCAGCAGGTCCTGGAGGTTCGGCATCGGCACGTCGTCCAGGTACTCGTAGTCGAAGCCGTCGAGACCGAGGAAGACGACGTGGTCGGCCGGGGGCCTGTCGTCAGCATTCCCGGCGGGCCCGGCGGGCCGGCCGGCCGCGGCGGAGTCGTCGGAGACCGACACCGTCGCCACGGCCGTGAGCAGGACGAGAGCAGCGGCACCGAACCTCGTGAGCAGGGTTCTGGGGCGGATCTTTGTACGCATGAGCGGCAGTGAATGCGCCGAGCCCGGACCGGAGTGTGCCCTCCGCCGGGCGGACCGGTGAACAGAACGCGACAACGCCCAGGTGAGCCCCCCGGGGCACACCCCGGGCTCCGGATGCGGAGCGGATAAAAGCCGCATAACCTCCCGCACAGGGCGTGCCGACATCCGGCGCGTACCGGTGCGGGAGGCGCGCGCATGCGGAGACGGCTGCTGGCCGCCCGGCTCACCACGGCCGCGGCCCTCGCGCTGCTGCCCGCCGCCGTGGCGACCACCGCGACCACCGCGACCCGTCCCGCCCCGGTCGCCTACGCCACCGACCCCCTCCCCCTCGACCGCGACGGGCAGATCACCGACCGCGTCGACGCCCTCCGGGGCCGCCGCGGCGAGGTGGCCGACGCACTCGAACGGCTCGATCGCGAGCAGCGGACCCAGCTCTTCGTCGCCTACGTACGCGACTTCTCCGGCTTCTCCGCCCAGGACTGGGCCGACGCCACCGCCGAGAGGAACGGCCTCGGGCAGCGCGACGTCCTGCTCGCCGTCGCCACCGGCGACCGCCAGTACGCCGTCTCCGCCGCCACCGGCTCCGGGTTGTCCCAGCGCGACGTCGACGCCGTCAACGCCCGGGCCATCGAGCCCGCCCTGCGGCAGAACGACTGGGCCGGCGCGGCCGTCGGCGGGGCCGACGGGTACGCCGCCGTGCTCGACGGACGGCAGGTGCCCCCGCCCGACGTCACCCCCGGGCCCACCGACCCCGGCGGTGATCCCGGCGGCGAGTCCGCCGAGGGCGACGCCAGCGCCACCGACTTCGTGGTGCCGGTCGTCGCCGTCGTCGTCGTGGTCCTCGGCGTGTTCTTCTACCGGCGGCGGAGGCCGGCCCCCCGGAAAAAGGTGCACCTGCGGCCCGGTGGCCCGATCACGCCCCCGTCCACCCCCCTGCCCGACCTCGACGCCCGCGCCCGGGACCTCCTGGTCGAGACCGACGACGCCCTCCGTACCAGCCAGGAGGAACTCGGCTTCGCCACCGCCCAGTTCGGCGAGGAGACCGCCCGGCCCTTCGCCGAGGCCGTCGACCACGCCCGGGCCGAGCTGACCGCCGCCTTCCGCCTCCGCCAGGCCCTCGACGACGCGTCCCCCGAGGACGACGCCGTGCGCCGCACCATGCTGGAGGAGATCGTCACGCGCTGCACCGACGCCAACGCCCGGCTCGACGCCGAGTCCGACGCCTTCGACCGGTTGCGCGCGATGGTGTCGCGGGCCCCGGAGGTGCTCGCCACGGCGGAGGCGGCGGCGCAGCGGCTCCCGGACCGGATCGGCGCCGCCGAGGGCACGCTCACCGATCTGGCCGGCGCCTACGCGCCCGCCGCCGTCGCCGCCGTCGCCGGCAACCCCGCCGCGGCCCGCGACCGGCTGCAGTTCGCCACCGAGAACCTCACCCACGCCCGCACCGCCCTCGGCGCCGACGACCCGGCCACGACCGCCGTCCACGTACGGGCCGCGGAGAGCGCCGTCGACCAGGCCGGCACCCTCGTCGACGCCGTCGAACGCCGCGAGCGCGAGCTGCGCGAGGCCGCGGCGCGGCTCGCCGACGCGGTGCGCGACATCCGCGCGGACCTCGCCGACGCGCAGGGCGTGGTGCGGGGCACGGCCGCGGGCGAGTCGAGCGCCGGTCTGCAGGGCCGGGTCGCGCGGGCGCAGACGGTGCTGGCGGAGGTGGAGCAGGAGAGGGCGGACGGGCCGTACGACCCGCTGGCCGCGCTGCGCCGCGTGGAGGAGGCGGACGCGGCGCTGGAGGAGGAGCTCGCCGGGGCCCGGGAGCGGGAGGAGGCGGAGCGGCGGGCGCGGCGGCTGCTGGACCAGGCGCTGGTCGGCGCGCGCAGCTCGGTGGCCGCCGCCCGGGACTTCGTCACCACCCACCGCGGCGGCATCGGCCCCGCGGCCCGTACCCGGCTGGGCGAGGGCGAGCGGCACCTCGGACAGGCCGAGGAGCACGCCGGCACCGACCCGGCCGGCGCCCTGCGGCACGCGCAGCGCGCGGACGAACTCGGCCGCGAGGCGCAGCGGCTGGCGGAGCAGGACGTCCGGGGTTTCGACGGCTCGTACGGCGGCGGACCCTTCGGCGGCCCGTACGGCAGCGGCTACGGGCGCGGCTACGACGGGCCCTTCGGCGGCGGACGCGGCGGCATGGGCACGGGGATGCTCGGCGGGATCATCCTCGGCGGCATGCTCGGCGGCTTCGGGGGGCGCCGGGGCGGCGGCTTCGGAGGCGGCTCCGGCCGCGGTCCGGGAAGCTTCGGCGGCGGGGGTACCCGGGGGCGGATGGGCGGCGGAGGCCGCTTCTAGGAGCTTCCAGGAGTACGCGGTACGCGACCGGCCCGCGCCCCGCGCGTGCACCCACCAGACCGAAGGAGAACCCATGACCGGCAAGCAGACCGTCCTCGGCCGCACCCTCCAGCTCGCGCGCGCCAACGTCAACGCGCTCATCGACCAGGCCGAGGACCCGCGGAAGATGCTCGACCAGCTCATCCGGGACTACGCCAACAACATCCGCGAGGCCGAGCAGGCCGTCGCCACCACCATCGGCAACCTCCGCCTGATGGAGGCGGACCACAAGGAGGACACCGGCGCCGCCGACGAGTGGGGGGCCAAGGCACTCGCCGCCAGCCGCAAGGCCGACGAGCTGCGCGCCGGCGGTGACGCGGCGGGGGCCGGGACGTTCGACGACCTGGCCCGCAAGGCGCTGGAGCGGCAGATCACCGCCGAGGGGGAGGCGACGGCCGCCGAGCCGCTGATCGCCGCGCAGACGGAGGTGGTGGAGAAGCTGAAGCAGAACCTCGACGCCATGCGGGAGAAGCTGACGGACCTCGACTCCCGGCGCGACCGGCTCGTGGCCCGCGCGAAGACGGCGGAGGCGCAGCACCGGATGCTCGACGCCGTCGCGAGCATGGACGTCACCGACCCCACCGCCGACCTGGGCCGCTTCGAGGCGAAGGTCCGCCGCGAGGAGGCCCGCGCGCGGGGCCGGGCGGAGCTGGCGGACTCGTCCCTGGACGCGCAGTTCGAGCAGTTGGAGGACCTGGGCAAGCAGGTGGAGGTCGACGCCCGGCTGGCGCAACTGAAAGCCGGCGACGCCCCCCGCACCGACGCGGGCCGCGCCGCCGCCTGACCCCCGCCGCGACCCCGGCGGGCGGTTCAGAACGCCGAGAACAGTGCTTCCGCGTCCGGTTCCGGGAGCGGGCCGCTGCCCGGGAGGGCCAGTTCGTACCAGACCGTCTTGCCGCGGTGCGTGCGCCTGCTGCCCCAGTTCCGGCTGAGCATGCTGACCAACTGCAGCCCGCGCCCGCCCTCGTCGGTGTCCCGGGCGCGGCGGCGGCGCGGCTGGACCAGGTTGCTGTCCCACACCTCGCACACCAGCGTGCGGTCCAGCAGCAGGCGGAGCCGGATCTCCGGTTCGCCGCCGCCGCTGCGGCCGCCCTCGCCGTGCCGGAGCGCGTTCGTCACCAGCTCGCTGACGAGCAGCTCGGTGGTGTCGATCAGCGGCTCCAGGTGCCAGGCGGCGAGCTGCGTGCGGGCGTGTTCGCGGGCGAGCGCGACCGAGCGGGGTTCCGCGGGCAGCCGCCAGTCGCCGACGGCGTCGGCGGGCAGGCCGCGGATGCGGGCCATCAACAGGGCGATGTCGTCCTCTCCGTGCCGGGTGTAGAGCGTGTCGAGTACGTGGTCGCAGACGTCCTCCAGCGGCTGCGCGTTGTCGGAGAGCGACTTGCGGAACTCCTCCAGGCCCTCGTCCAGGCCGTGGTCGCGGGACTCCACGAGGCCGTCGGTGTAGAGGGCGAGGAGCGCGCCGTCCGGCAGTTCGACCTCGACCTCCTCGAAGGGCTCGCCGCCGACGCCCAGCGGCATGCCCGTCGGCACCTCCAGCAGCAGCGGCGGCTCCCCGGGTTCGACGACGGCCGGCGGCAGGTGGCCGGCGTTGGCGAAGGTGCAGCGCCGGGTGACGGCGTCGTAGACGACGTACGAGCAGGTGGCGAGGTAGACCTCGTCGGAGACGCCGCCGAGGCCGCCGGCGATCTCGTCGAGGGCGGCGAGCACCTCGGCCGGCTCCAGGTCGAGCATGGCCAGGGTGCGTACGGCGGTGCGCAGTTCGCCCATGGCGACGGCGGCGCGCAGGCCGCGGCCCATGACGTCGCCGACGACGAGCGCGGTGCGGTGGCCGGGCAGATCGATGACGTCGAACCAGTCGCCGCCGACCTCGGTGGCGGTGTTGCCGGGCAGGTAGCGGCAGGCGATGTCGAGGCCCGCGGCCTCGGGGTCGCCGGGCGGGAGCAGGCTGCGCTGGAGGATGAGGGCGCGGGAGTGCTCGCGGCGGTAGAGGCGGGCGTTGTCGATGCAGACGGCGGCGCGGGCGGCGAGCTGCGCGCCGAGGGCGGCGTCGCGTTCGCCGAAGTCCTCGCTGCCGCGGGCGCGCGAGAACTGCACGAGCCCGACGACGGTGTCCCCGGCGACCAGCGGCACGGCGAGCGTCGTCTGCACGAGCCCGCCGTCACCCTCGTCGACGCCGCCCGGCACCCGGCGTACCTGCGCGGTGCGCAGTGCGGCGGCGTGCGGGGAGTGGAAGTCGAAGCGGTGGGTGGAGCCGACGGCGGTGACGGGGGCGTCGGAGACGGCGCTGGCGAAGGCGACGCGGCGCAGCTCGGCGCTGCCGTCGGCGAGGCCGGGGCGGCCCTCGTCGCCGTCGATGAGGCTCTGGTAGACGTCGACGCAGGCCATGTCGCAGAACTGCGGGACGGTGACGCCGAGCAGTTCGCGGGCGGTGGTCTCCAGGTCGAGCGAGTTGCCGATGCGGGCGCCGGCCTCGTTGAGCAGCGCGAGGTTGCGGCGGGCGCTGGCGGCCTCGCTCTCGGCGCGGCGGCGGCGGGTGACGTCGGAGACGACGGCGGCGACGCCCATGGGCCGGCCGGTACGGCTGTGCACGCGGTACAGCGATATGGACCACCTGAGGCCGCCCGGCTGCCCCTCGCGCGCGGCCTGGGCGGCCTGGGCGGCGGAACTGGTCTGCGGCTCCTCGGCGGTGGGCCCGAGGATCTGCATGTCGGTGACGGGCTCGCCGGTGTCGAGGACCTGCCGGAGCGCGGCGGTGACGCGCTCGGCTTCGGCGCGCGGGAGGTAGTCGCGGGGCGTGCGGCCGGTGTGGGAGGCGACGGTGCCGCCGAAGGCGGCGGCGACCCGCTCGTTGACGCGTACGAGCCGCAGGTCGCTGCCGAACAGCAGGAACCCCATGGGAGCCTGGCCGAAAACGGCCTGCGAGGCGGCGAGGTCGGTCTCGATACGGCGCAGCGCGTACGCGTCGACGGCGAGGCACACGGCGCCGCGGGTGCCGCCGGCGCCGGTGGTGGGCATGACGTACAGCTCGGCGATGCCGTCGGCGGCGGAGTGCCCGGCCCCGCCGGCGCCGGGCGCGGCCGGTCTGCGGTAGGGCAGCAGGCCGGTCCACTCCCGCCCGTCGAGGATCTCGGCGACCTTCTCCCCCACGTCCGCGCGCAGTTCCTCGGGAACCAGTGCCTCGACGGCGTCGCAGCCCAGCACCTCGGCGGCGGAGATGCCGAGGAGTTCCTCGGCGCGGGCACTCCACTGCTCGATGTGCCCCTCCGCGTCCAGTGCGAAGGAGGCCACCTTGATGTGGTCATAGATGGAGCCCGGCGCACTGCTCTGCCAGAACGGTGCTCCCACGCGACCGCCCCCTTTGCTGATCCTGCTCCGGGTACGCACCGCAGAGTATGCGGGAAGATCCGTATCCGGAACATGGTGGTCGGGTCACGGGTTCGGAACGCCCCACCGCTTCCGGTC
Proteins encoded:
- the dacB gene encoding D-alanyl-D-alanine carboxypeptidase/D-alanyl-D-alanine-endopeptidase, which translates into the protein MAALLALGLGGGAPAGADPDDDGLKQALDNVLADERLEGALASVVVADAASGETLYEHSAATRLTPASNTKLPTSAAAMELLGPDYTWSTDALTAGGDLYLRGSGDPTMLAADYDALAARVAAAGVDEVDRLVADDTRFDSVRLGNGWSADYESDYYAMQISALTVAPDTDYDSGTVVVEAYPGKRAGDRPRVVVTPPNDYVKIDNRGRTVAEGEPDTLGIAREHGTNTIVVSGNIPVKANATKEWITVWEPTGYAAAVFRDALERHGVEVEGRTLLGRATPERARTVASHGSMPLKDLMIPFMKLSNNGHAEILTKTIGVETADAGTWSAGLRGVSSYLQSVGVDTSTLRQVDGSGLSRGNTIPSREFVRLLTAVQDEPWFGAWYESLPLACDPDRFVGGTLRTRMCDTPAEGNARAKTGSLTGASALSGYVTDADGRELVFSVVLNNYLAGSVKDIEDAVVTTLAGYGGDAEAAEPRSRTTRGVEKQADVECAWLKPRMC
- a CDS encoding succinate dehydrogenase/fumarate reductase iron-sulfur subunit; this encodes MTTAPTTGTGTAPSGGQAPETAQSPQLRHFRVWRGDDEGGGLEDFQVEVNEGEVVLDIIHRLQATQAPDLAVRWNCKAGKCGSCSAEINGRPRLLCMTRMSVFEGGETITVTPLRAFPVVRDLVTDVSFNYEKAREIPSFVPPEKLAPGEYRMQQEDVDRSQEFRKCIECFLCQDTCHVVRDHEENKAAFAGPRFLMRVAELDMHPLDAAADEGLDRRTTAQDEHGLGYCNITKCCTEVCPENIKITDNALIPLKERAVDRKYDPLVWLGSKIFRRKE
- a CDS encoding TPM domain-containing protein, with the protein product MRRRLLAARLTTAAALALLPAAVATTATTATRPAPVAYATDPLPLDRDGQITDRVDALRGRRGEVADALERLDREQRTQLFVAYVRDFSGFSAQDWADATAERNGLGQRDVLLAVATGDRQYAVSAATGSGLSQRDVDAVNARAIEPALRQNDWAGAAVGGADGYAAVLDGRQVPPPDVTPGPTDPGGDPGGESAEGDASATDFVVPVVAVVVVVLGVFFYRRRRPAPRKKVHLRPGGPITPPSTPLPDLDARARDLLVETDDALRTSQEELGFATAQFGEETARPFAEAVDHARAELTAAFRLRQALDDASPEDDAVRRTMLEEIVTRCTDANARLDAESDAFDRLRAMVSRAPEVLATAEAAAQRLPDRIGAAEGTLTDLAGAYAPAAVAAVAGNPAAARDRLQFATENLTHARTALGADDPATTAVHVRAAESAVDQAGTLVDAVERRERELREAAARLADAVRDIRADLADAQGVVRGTAAGESSAGLQGRVARAQTVLAEVEQERADGPYDPLAALRRVEEADAALEEELAGAREREEAERRARRLLDQALVGARSSVAAARDFVTTHRGGIGPAARTRLGEGERHLGQAEEHAGTDPAGALRHAQRADELGREAQRLAEQDVRGFDGSYGGGPFGGPYGSGYGRGYDGPFGGGRGGMGTGMLGGIILGGMLGGFGGRRGGGFGGGSGRGPGSFGGGGTRGRMGGGGRF
- a CDS encoding alkaline phosphatase family protein encodes the protein MRTKIRPRTLLTRFGAAALVLLTAVATVSVSDDSAAAGRPAGPAGNADDRPPADHVVFLGLDGFDYEYLDDVPMPNLQDLLRRGTVAKSRGVMTSITNPSWSSIATGAWPATHRNTAYWFDKSTHTARGQQRDLAVPTVAQSIREQGGTVFSSQWFIVQNYGTSYGDTEGLYTDGGDCPTRVGRAVAVMEGRPVSSGGKDVTLPRIPELMAAYCDDLDALGHAGGSIHPEIPDRLRMIDEQIGRLVQAARNAGIYDRTAFVITGDHGMTTFQQGMAPELLKAIGDAGYQAEILTSGKQPGPGTDAALVIGGSGDLTLLGDAADDPWALPRIRRAVESLPHVAATYDKRTQKRMHMSLNHGDLVIEPEEGWSLGETTPAPVGRHGTTQELDVPLVLAGAGVSKWIKPWHPRHIDIAPTMSALLGMEPPAGAEGRVLRESVRPR
- a CDS encoding PspA/IM30 family protein; translation: MTGKQTVLGRTLQLARANVNALIDQAEDPRKMLDQLIRDYANNIREAEQAVATTIGNLRLMEADHKEDTGAADEWGAKALAASRKADELRAGGDAAGAGTFDDLARKALERQITAEGEATAAEPLIAAQTEVVEKLKQNLDAMREKLTDLDSRRDRLVARAKTAEAQHRMLDAVASMDVTDPTADLGRFEAKVRREEARARGRAELADSSLDAQFEQLEDLGKQVEVDARLAQLKAGDAPRTDAGRAAA
- a CDS encoding fumarate reductase/succinate dehydrogenase flavoprotein subunit, which encodes MTQVERQQWDVVVVGAGGAGLRAAIEAREQGLRTAVICKSLFGKAHTVMAEGGIAASMGNVNAGDNWQVHFRDTMRGGKFLNSWRMAELHAKEAPERVWELETWGALFDRTKDGKISQRNFGGHEYPRLAHVGDRTGLELIRTLQQKVVSLQQEDFRDSASGGDYESRIKVFQECTVTRILKAPDGRVSGVFCYERESGRFFVIEAPSVVLATGGIGKSFKVTSNSWEYTGDGHALALLAGASLINMEFVQFHPTGMVWPPSVKGILVTESVRGDGGVLRNSDGKRFMFDYIPDVFKEKYAQTEDEGDRWYEDPDNNRRPPELLPRDEVARAINSEVKAGRGSPHGGVFLDVSTRLPAEEIKRRLPSMHHQFKELADVDITAEPMEVGPTCHYVMGGVDVDPDTAAALGVPGLFAAGEVAGGMHGSNRLGGNSLSDLLVFGRRAGLYAAEYARDAAGSAGRAEVDEEQVAAAAAEALRPFSAEAGAGAGGATAGGGTGDGGVKPPENPYTLHQELQQSMNDLVGIIRRESEMSEALNRLGDLRVRARGAGVEGHRQFNPGWHLALDMRNMLLVSECVARAARERTESRGGHTRDDHPAMDREWRKQNLVCRLADPAGGALPAADVPDPERGQIRLEKREMAPIRPDLLDLFEKDELVKYLTDEELSE